A DNA window from Portunus trituberculatus isolate SZX2019 chromosome 47, ASM1759143v1, whole genome shotgun sequence contains the following coding sequences:
- the LOC123520862 gene encoding uncharacterized protein LOC123520862: MAELELQINQVMSGLESLAESLGVVADRMNRLEDTHSSYSDLHDLHDAQDDDYSYTNDEVWQQDNDSRSSIYRNDEETRLEFLQQQAAKDYDCKLETSQYQGARPRLGNDSVKGRKISVDKGINFDAFTDIESCPTEIEALTQKWNLALDDPSFNLVDDGGTLEKFLKDVSESFDNFTSFGKYGKTQLRVNTRIHPSHESLNLSQNNSGVTESIAHQKGIHTDNVDGSVPRGISSRLCRTQTQGRGKGHVEALDISYLESDHENESNY; the protein is encoded by the exons ATGGCAGAATTAGAGCTCCAGATTAACCAGGTTATGAGTGGCCTGGAGAGTCTGGCTGAATCACTTGGTGTAGTGGCTGACCGGATGAACAGATTGGAGGACACTCACTCAAGTTACTCTGATTTGCATGATTTGCATGATGCACAAGATGAT gactaTTCATACACTAATGATGAAGTCTGGCAACAAGATAATGACTCAAGAAGCTCCATTtatagaaatgatgaagaaactagGTTGGAATTCCTGCAGCAGCAAGCAGCTAAAGATTATGACTGCAAGCTGGAAACAAGCCAATACCAAGGTGCAAGACCAAGACTTGGAAATGACTCTGTAAAAGGGCGGAAAATATCTGTTGATAAAGGCATTAATTTTGATGCTTTTACGGACATAGAAAGTTGTCCAACAGAAATTGAAGCTCTGACACAGAAATGGAATTTAGCTTTAGATGACCCTTCTTTTAATTTAGTAGATGATGGTGGAACATTAGAAAAATTTTTGAAGGATGTATCTGAAAGTTTTGATAATTTTACATCATTTGGAAAATATGGTAAGACTCAGTTGAGAGTGAACACAAGAATACACCCAAGCCATGAGTCTCTTAATCTGTCACAAAACAATAGTGGAGTAACCGAAAGCATAGCCCATCAGAAAGGAATACACACCGACAATGTTGATGGTTCAGTTCCCCGAGGCATCAGCTCAAGATTGTGCAGGACTCAGAcacaggggagagggaagggccaTGTAGAGGCATTAGATATTTCTTACTTAGAATCTGATCACGAAAATGAAAGTAACTATTAA